One window from the genome of Sphaerotilus microaerophilus encodes:
- a CDS encoding toluene monooxygenase — translation MALLERHEWYDIARSTNWTPSYVPESELFPDQMTGAMGVPMAAWEVYDEPYKTSFPEYVKIQREKDAGAYSVKAALERSRMFEEADPGWLSILKAHYGAIALGEYAAMSAEARMTRFGRAPGMRNMATFGMMDENRHAQIQLYFPHSYCPKDRQFDWAHKAYHTNEWGAIAARHTFDDLFLSRSATDIAVMLTFAFETGFTNMQFLGLAADAAEAGDFTFSSLISSIQTDESRHAQIGGPALQVLIRNGRKEEAQKLVDVAIARAWRLFSLLTGSSMDYSTPLEHRKQSFKEFMREWIVGQFERTLIDLGLDLPWYWDQMINEFDYQHHAYQMGIWFWRPTLWWNVAAGMTPECRDWLEEKYPGWNDTFGQCWDVIIDNLLAGRRELTYPETLPIVCNMSQIPICNIPGKGWAVKDYPLDYQGRTYHFNSEIDRWVFQQDPVRYRDHLTLVDRFLAGQIQPPNLGGALQYMNLAPGEIGDDAHQYAWVEAWRARRAAEQKKAA, via the coding sequence ATGGCCTTGCTCGAACGCCACGAGTGGTACGACATCGCGCGCAGCACGAACTGGACGCCTTCGTACGTCCCGGAGTCCGAACTCTTCCCCGACCAGATGACCGGCGCGATGGGCGTGCCGATGGCGGCCTGGGAGGTCTACGACGAGCCCTACAAGACCTCGTTTCCCGAGTACGTGAAGATCCAGCGCGAGAAGGACGCCGGGGCCTACTCGGTGAAGGCGGCGCTGGAGCGCAGCCGGATGTTCGAGGAGGCCGATCCGGGCTGGCTGTCGATCCTGAAGGCGCACTACGGCGCGATCGCGCTGGGCGAGTACGCGGCGATGAGCGCGGAGGCGCGCATGACGCGCTTCGGCCGGGCGCCGGGCATGCGCAACATGGCGACCTTCGGGATGATGGACGAGAACCGCCACGCGCAGATCCAGCTGTACTTCCCGCACAGCTACTGCCCCAAGGACCGCCAGTTCGACTGGGCGCACAAGGCGTATCACACCAACGAGTGGGGCGCGATCGCGGCGCGGCACACCTTCGACGACCTGTTCCTGTCGCGCAGCGCCACGGACATCGCGGTGATGCTGACCTTCGCCTTCGAGACCGGCTTCACCAACATGCAGTTCCTCGGCCTGGCGGCGGATGCGGCCGAGGCTGGGGACTTCACCTTCTCCAGCCTGATCTCCAGCATCCAGACCGATGAGTCGCGCCACGCACAGATCGGCGGGCCGGCGCTGCAGGTGCTGATCCGCAATGGCCGCAAGGAGGAGGCGCAGAAGCTGGTGGACGTGGCGATCGCCCGCGCCTGGCGGCTGTTCAGCCTGCTGACCGGCTCGTCGATGGACTACTCCACGCCGCTGGAGCACCGCAAGCAGAGCTTCAAGGAGTTCATGCGCGAGTGGATCGTCGGCCAGTTCGAGCGCACGCTGATCGACCTGGGGCTGGACCTGCCCTGGTACTGGGACCAGATGATCAACGAGTTCGACTACCAGCATCACGCCTACCAGATGGGCATCTGGTTCTGGCGCCCGACGCTGTGGTGGAACGTCGCGGCCGGCATGACGCCGGAGTGCCGCGACTGGCTGGAGGAGAAGTACCCGGGCTGGAACGACACCTTCGGCCAGTGCTGGGACGTGATCATCGACAACCTGCTGGCCGGCCGGCGCGAGCTGACCTACCCGGAGACGCTGCCGATCGTCTGCAACATGAGCCAGATCCCGATCTGCAACATCCCGGGCAAGGGCTGGGCGGTCAAGGACTACCCGCTGGACTACCAGGGCCGGACCTACCACTTCAACAGCGAAATCGACCGCTGGGTGTTCCAGCAGGACCCCGTGCGCTACCGCGACCACCTGACGCTGGTGGACCGCTTCCTGGCCGGGCAGATCCAACCGCCCAACCTGGGCGGCGCGCTGCAGTACATGAACCTGGCCCCCGGCGAGATCGGCGACGACGCGCACCAGTACGCCTGGGTGGAAGCCTGGCGCGCACGTCGCGCCGCCGAGCAGAAGAAGGCAGCCTGA
- a CDS encoding toluene-4-monooxygenase system B family protein yields MALFPVISNFQYDFVLQLVPVDTENTMDEVAAAAAHHSVGRRVAPRPDKVVRVRRQGAEDFFPRAARLSETDIKPMEALEFIFTDA; encoded by the coding sequence ATGGCCCTGTTCCCCGTGATTTCCAATTTCCAGTACGACTTCGTGCTGCAACTCGTTCCGGTCGACACCGAGAACACGATGGACGAAGTCGCCGCCGCCGCCGCGCACCACTCGGTGGGCCGGCGCGTGGCCCCGCGGCCCGACAAGGTGGTGCGGGTGCGCCGCCAGGGTGCGGAGGACTTCTTCCCGCGCGCCGCCAGGCTGAGCGAGACCGACATCAAGCCGATGGAGGCCCTCGAATTCATCTTCACCGACGCCTGA
- a CDS encoding helix-turn-helix domain-containing protein, with translation MKKSADLKRLPFEAEDVLLALSERVRVARRARQLTQADLAAKAGIGLSTVVAIEKGAPTVQMGYWLAVLWALDLLQGFSTQVGQLGREEGDVALLEAQLPKRVRGASR, from the coding sequence ATGAAAAAATCTGCCGACCTGAAGCGGCTGCCCTTCGAGGCTGAGGACGTGCTGCTGGCCTTGAGCGAGCGCGTGCGTGTGGCCCGCCGCGCCCGCCAGCTGACCCAGGCCGACCTGGCCGCCAAGGCCGGCATCGGCCTGAGCACCGTGGTCGCCATCGAGAAAGGCGCGCCCACCGTGCAGATGGGCTACTGGCTGGCGGTGCTCTGGGCGCTCGACCTGCTGCAGGGCTTTTCGACCCAGGTGGGCCAGCTCGGCCGGGAGGAGGGCGATGTCGCCCTGCTGGAAGCGCAGTTGCCCAAGCGGGTGCGGGGTGCGTCGCGATGA